A single region of the Salipaludibacillus sp. LMS25 genome encodes:
- the gpmI gene encoding 2,3-bisphosphoglycerate-independent phosphoglycerate mutase, with translation MSKQPKALIILDGFALREETEGNAVALANTPNFDRFWNNYPHATLQASGLAVGLPEGQMGNSEVGHLNIGAGRVVYQSLTRVNLAIKEKEFFQNKTFLDAMQHVKEKGKALHLYGLLSDGGIHSHINHLTALLEMAKDQGVEEVYVHGFLDGRDVGPQSADKYIQILEEKMKELQLGQLASIQGRYYAMDRDKRWDRVEKSYRAMVYGDGLKYRSATEALKDSYKNDIHDEFVLPAVMTEADGETPVGTIKDEDAIIFFNFRPDRAIQMSQVFTNPDFSDFDRGDRFPKNLHYVCLTHFSESVQGLVAFEPTNLDKVLGEVVSDAGLKQLRIAETEKYPHVTFFFSGGREEKFPGEERVLIDSPKVATYDLKPEMSAYEVTDALLNEIRADKHDMIILNFANPDMVGHSGKVEPTIKAIEVVDECLGKVVDLIEEKGGKTIITADHGNADVLITEEGTPMTAHTTNPVPVIVTDKSVQLREDGILGDLAPTMLELLNVDQPDEMTGKSLIKK, from the coding sequence ATGAGTAAGCAACCTAAAGCATTAATCATTCTCGATGGATTCGCCCTTCGTGAAGAAACAGAAGGAAACGCTGTTGCTTTGGCTAATACGCCTAACTTCGACCGTTTCTGGAACAACTACCCTCATGCGACACTTCAAGCAAGTGGTTTGGCAGTGGGACTTCCTGAAGGTCAGATGGGGAACTCTGAGGTGGGTCATCTTAATATCGGAGCCGGAAGAGTTGTCTATCAAAGTTTAACGAGAGTGAACCTTGCAATTAAAGAAAAAGAATTTTTCCAGAATAAAACATTCCTAGACGCTATGCAGCACGTTAAAGAAAAAGGGAAAGCCCTTCATTTATATGGTCTTTTATCTGATGGTGGGATTCACAGTCACATCAACCATTTAACGGCATTGCTGGAAATGGCCAAAGACCAAGGTGTTGAAGAAGTTTATGTCCATGGATTCCTTGATGGACGTGATGTAGGGCCGCAATCAGCCGATAAGTATATTCAGATTCTTGAAGAGAAAATGAAGGAACTACAATTAGGACAGCTAGCTTCTATCCAAGGGCGTTATTATGCCATGGATCGCGACAAGCGTTGGGACCGTGTAGAAAAAAGTTACCGCGCCATGGTGTACGGTGATGGCTTGAAATACCGCTCTGCAACTGAAGCATTAAAAGACTCTTATAAGAATGACATCCATGATGAATTCGTACTGCCGGCAGTTATGACAGAGGCAGATGGTGAAACCCCTGTGGGAACGATTAAAGATGAAGATGCGATAATCTTCTTCAACTTCCGACCGGACCGTGCTATCCAGATGTCACAAGTGTTCACAAACCCTGATTTTTCTGACTTTGATAGAGGAGACAGATTCCCTAAAAACTTGCACTATGTGTGCTTGACTCATTTCAGTGAATCAGTCCAAGGTCTCGTCGCTTTCGAACCGACAAACTTAGATAAAGTTCTCGGTGAAGTAGTCTCTGACGCCGGGTTGAAGCAACTACGCATCGCTGAAACTGAAAAATACCCACATGTCACGTTCTTCTTCAGTGGCGGTCGTGAAGAAAAATTCCCAGGTGAAGAGCGAGTTTTGATTGATTCACCTAAAGTGGCGACTTATGACTTAAAGCCTGAAATGAGTGCTTATGAAGTGACTGACGCTCTTCTCAACGAGATACGAGCTGATAAGCATGACATGATTATCTTAAACTTTGCTAACCCAGATATGGTTGGTCATTCAGGGAAAGTGGAGCCAACGATAAAAGCCATTGAAGTAGTTGATGAATGCTTAGGAAAAGTCGTCGATTTAATTGAAGAAAAAGGCGGTAAAACGATTATTACGGCTGACCATGGGAATGCTGATGTCCTTATTACAGAAGAAGGGACACCGATGACTGCCCATACAACGAATCCAGTTCCAGTCATCGTAACTGATAAAAGTGTCCAGCTTCGTGAAGATGGTATTTTAGGAGATCTTGCTCCCACAATGCTTGAATTATTAAATGTAGACCAGCCAGATGAAATGACTGGTAAATCATTGATTAAAAAGTAA
- the tpiA gene encoding triose-phosphate isomerase, which produces MRKPIIAGNWKMNKTKAEALHFLNEVKGQVPSSAKVDSVICSPFLFLDALVQEAKGTDVKVGAQNMYFEENGAFTGEVSPVALSDLGVQYVVIGHSERRELFGETDETVNQKVHAAFKHGLTPIVCVGETLEERESNKTNDVVTEQVNAGLKGLSEEQVKQTVIAYEPIWAIGTGKTASSEDANDTCGVIRKVVGSTFSQEVAEAVRIQYGGSVKPANIKELLGQSDIDGALVGGASLEAESFLQLVEAGNE; this is translated from the coding sequence ATGCGTAAACCGATTATTGCAGGAAACTGGAAGATGAACAAAACGAAAGCAGAGGCGCTTCATTTTCTAAATGAAGTAAAAGGACAAGTTCCTTCAAGCGCTAAAGTTGACTCTGTTATTTGCTCCCCTTTCCTATTTCTTGATGCACTTGTTCAAGAAGCAAAAGGCACTGATGTAAAAGTTGGCGCTCAAAACATGTATTTTGAAGAAAATGGTGCATTCACTGGTGAAGTGAGCCCTGTAGCATTAAGTGATTTAGGTGTTCAATACGTTGTTATCGGTCACTCTGAGCGTCGTGAGTTGTTCGGTGAAACTGATGAAACTGTCAACCAAAAAGTACATGCAGCTTTTAAACATGGCTTAACACCTATCGTGTGTGTAGGAGAGACACTAGAAGAGCGAGAGTCTAACAAAACAAACGATGTGGTTACTGAACAAGTAAATGCTGGTTTGAAAGGATTGTCCGAAGAGCAAGTAAAACAAACTGTCATTGCCTATGAGCCAATTTGGGCAATTGGTACAGGTAAAACAGCTTCTTCAGAAGATGCTAACGACACGTGTGGTGTGATTCGTAAAGTTGTAGGAAGCACATTCTCACAAGAAGTAGCTGAAGCTGTTCGTATTCAATACGGAGGCAGCGTAAAACCTGCAAACATAAAAGAGCTTCTAGGCCAATCAGATATTGACGGCGCCCTTGTAGGAGGAGCGAGCCTCGAAGCCGAATCATTTTTACAACTTGTGGAGGCAGGAAATGAGTAA
- the pgk gene encoding phosphoglycerate kinase, translating to MNKKSIRDIDVKGKRVFCRVDFNVPMSNGEVTDDTRIRAALPTIKLLIEKGAKVILASHLGRPKGEAVDELRLDPVAKRLSDLLGQSVIKTDTVVGAEPQKAVSQLNEGEVVLIENVRFEAGEEKNDADLAKQMAELADVYVNDAFGAAHRAHASTEGIAKHLPAVAGLLMEKELEVLGKAMANPERPFTAIIGGAKVKDKIGVIDNLLDKVDNLIIGGGLAYTFIKAQGYEIGQSLLEEDKIDLAKQFLDKAEKKGVKFYMPVDGVVADKFGEDANTQIVEIDAIPSDWQALDIGPKTLETYRDVVKNSKLVIWNGPMGVFEMEKFAQGTKGVAEALADADSTYTVIGGGDSAAAVEKFDYADKMDHISTGGGASLEFIEGKELPGVVALNDK from the coding sequence ATGAATAAAAAATCAATTAGAGATATAGATGTAAAAGGAAAGCGCGTATTTTGCCGTGTGGACTTTAACGTGCCAATGAGTAACGGAGAAGTGACGGACGATACGCGTATTCGTGCTGCACTTCCAACAATCAAGCTCCTTATTGAAAAAGGAGCAAAAGTGATTCTTGCAAGCCACTTAGGCCGTCCTAAAGGCGAAGCAGTTGATGAGCTAAGACTAGACCCTGTAGCAAAACGCCTAAGTGATTTACTCGGCCAATCTGTTATTAAAACAGATACGGTTGTGGGAGCAGAACCACAAAAAGCAGTTTCACAATTAAATGAGGGCGAAGTTGTGTTAATTGAAAATGTCCGTTTTGAAGCAGGCGAGGAGAAAAATGATGCTGACCTTGCGAAACAAATGGCAGAACTTGCAGATGTTTATGTAAATGATGCGTTCGGTGCTGCCCACCGTGCCCACGCTTCGACAGAAGGAATTGCAAAGCATCTTCCAGCTGTAGCAGGCCTTTTAATGGAAAAAGAACTAGAGGTACTAGGGAAAGCAATGGCAAACCCAGAGCGACCATTTACAGCGATTATTGGTGGGGCGAAAGTCAAAGATAAAATCGGTGTTATTGATAACCTATTAGACAAGGTTGATAATCTCATCATCGGTGGTGGACTTGCCTACACATTCATCAAAGCCCAAGGCTATGAAATTGGTCAATCATTGTTAGAAGAAGATAAAATTGATTTAGCGAAACAGTTCCTCGACAAAGCGGAAAAGAAAGGCGTTAAATTCTATATGCCTGTCGACGGTGTTGTCGCTGACAAGTTTGGTGAGGATGCCAACACACAAATCGTTGAAATCGATGCGATTCCATCTGATTGGCAAGCATTAGATATTGGTCCTAAAACACTTGAGACATACCGTGACGTCGTGAAAAATTCCAAACTTGTCATCTGGAACGGACCTATGGGTGTCTTTGAAATGGAGAAATTCGCTCAAGGTACGAAAGGTGTGGCAGAAGCTTTAGCAGATGCAGATAGTACGTATACCGTAATCGGTGGTGGTGACTCTGCAGCAGCTGTTGAAAAATTTGACTACGCTGATAAAATGGACCACATCTCAACAGGTGGCGGTGCTTCCCTAGAGTTCATCGAAGGTAAAGAGCTCCCGGGTGTTGTAGCATTAAACGATAAATAA
- the gap gene encoding type I glyceraldehyde-3-phosphate dehydrogenase: MATKVGINGFGRIGRVVFRQALQNPEVEVVAVNDLTDANMLAHLLQYDSVHGKLDVTVEAKGNNLVVNGKEINVSAERDPANLKWAERGVDVVVESTGIFTKREAAAKHLEAGAKKVIISAPASDEDITVVMGVNEDKYDPANHHVISNASCTTNCLAPFAKVLNDKFELKRGMMTTVHSYTNDQQILDLPHKDYRRARAAAESIIPTTTGAAKAVALVLPELKGKLNGGAMRVPTPNVSLVDLTAELGKDVTAEEVNAAFKEAAEGDLKGILGYSEEPLVSRDYNGNAYASTIDALSTMVMEGNMVKVISWYDNETGYSNQVVNLVEYIAKKGL; encoded by the coding sequence ATGGCAACAAAAGTAGGTATTAACGGTTTTGGACGTATTGGACGTGTCGTATTTAGACAAGCACTTCAAAATCCTGAGGTTGAGGTTGTAGCAGTAAACGACTTGACTGATGCCAACATGCTTGCACATTTACTTCAATATGACTCTGTTCACGGAAAGCTTGATGTGACAGTAGAAGCTAAAGGAAATAACCTTGTTGTAAATGGCAAAGAGATCAACGTTTCTGCAGAGAGAGATCCTGCAAACCTTAAATGGGCAGAGCGTGGCGTAGACGTTGTTGTTGAATCTACTGGTATCTTCACAAAGCGTGAAGCTGCAGCTAAACACCTTGAAGCTGGTGCGAAAAAAGTTATTATTTCTGCTCCTGCATCTGACGAAGATATTACTGTCGTTATGGGTGTTAACGAAGACAAATATGATCCAGCTAACCATCACGTGATTTCTAACGCATCTTGTACTACTAACTGCTTGGCGCCATTTGCTAAAGTCCTTAATGATAAGTTTGAATTAAAGCGTGGTATGATGACAACAGTTCACTCTTACACTAACGACCAACAAATTCTTGATTTACCACATAAGGACTACCGTCGTGCACGTGCAGCAGCTGAGTCTATCATTCCAACAACAACTGGTGCTGCTAAAGCAGTAGCGCTTGTACTTCCTGAATTAAAAGGAAAATTAAATGGTGGCGCAATGCGTGTTCCAACACCTAACGTGTCACTTGTAGACTTAACAGCTGAGCTTGGTAAAGACGTAACTGCTGAAGAAGTAAATGCAGCATTTAAAGAAGCGGCAGAAGGTGACCTTAAAGGAATCCTTGGATACAGCGAAGAGCCTCTTGTTTCTAGAGACTATAATGGTAATGCGTATGCGTCAACAATTGATGCGCTTTCTACAATGGTTATGGAAGGAAACATGGTTAAAGTTATCTCTTGGTACGACAACGAAACAGGTTATTCTAACCAAGTTGTTAACCTTGTTGAATATATCGCTAAAAAAGGTCTATAA
- a CDS encoding sugar-binding transcriptional regulator yields MNMLLDLQKKLLPDLVDVLGQRYRILRFIRLMQPIGRRTLANNLEMSERVLRSEVTFLKDQGLVEFASTGMTLSHEGNNLLGQLEVVMKDVFHTRTMEEELKSKLNVKEVHIVPGDSDDYPWVQKEMGRACVNLIKQSLSPHNNIIAVTGGTSVAAVAEMLVPDSDLKETLFVPARGGLGEQVENQANTICATMARKAMGTYRLLHVPDQLSKDAYESLVSEPTVQEILELIHSATIVIHGIGEAETMAVRRNSSSDVLKKLHEKNAVAEAFGYYFNHTGDIIHKVRTIGLQLEDLENIPTIISIAGGASKARAIDAYMKQRPSQTLVTDEGAARALLKK; encoded by the coding sequence ATGAACATGCTGTTGGACTTGCAAAAAAAATTATTGCCTGACTTAGTAGATGTTCTCGGGCAACGATACCGTATACTACGGTTTATCCGCTTAATGCAGCCAATTGGGCGGCGCACGCTAGCCAATAATTTAGAAATGTCAGAAAGAGTTTTGCGGAGCGAAGTAACCTTCCTTAAAGATCAAGGACTCGTTGAATTTGCTTCAACTGGAATGACATTATCCCATGAAGGGAATAATTTACTTGGTCAGCTGGAAGTGGTCATGAAAGATGTCTTTCATACAAGGACGATGGAAGAAGAGTTAAAAAGCAAATTAAATGTTAAAGAGGTACATATTGTTCCCGGGGATAGCGATGACTATCCATGGGTACAGAAAGAAATGGGGCGCGCTTGTGTTAACCTTATAAAGCAGAGCCTTTCTCCGCACAATAATATCATTGCTGTCACAGGTGGGACATCTGTTGCGGCCGTAGCAGAAATGCTTGTGCCAGATTCAGATTTAAAAGAGACACTTTTTGTCCCGGCAAGGGGTGGGCTTGGTGAACAAGTTGAAAACCAAGCTAACACGATATGCGCTACAATGGCAAGGAAAGCGATGGGGACCTACAGGCTACTTCATGTCCCTGACCAGCTGAGTAAGGATGCCTATGAGTCTCTTGTCAGTGAGCCAACTGTCCAAGAAATACTTGAGCTCATCCATTCAGCCACAATAGTTATTCACGGCATTGGTGAAGCAGAAACGATGGCAGTAAGACGGAATTCATCGTCTGATGTGTTAAAGAAACTACACGAAAAAAACGCAGTTGCAGAAGCATTCGGTTATTATTTTAATCACACAGGAGACATTATACATAAGGTCCGAACTATTGGTTTGCAGCTTGAAGATTTAGAAAATATTCCAACGATTATTTCTATAGCAGGTGGCGCATCAAAAGCGCGGGCAATTGACGCTTATATGAAACAGCGACCGAGTCAAACACTCGTTACAGATGAGGGAGCTGCAAGAGCCCTGTTAAAAAAATAA
- a CDS encoding glutaredoxin family protein, which translates to MSRRITPPSFISTETVFIKERFKLIIYFYTKNDCSLCDKGFETLRILQKTYHFSIEKRDIYTQEEWLEKYHIRIPVIETEDGIVLDEGIVSFNHLEEKMTHLFSRE; encoded by the coding sequence ATATCGAGAAGAATTACACCTCCCTCCTTCATCTCAACGGAAACGGTTTTCATAAAGGAGCGATTTAAACTGATTATTTACTTTTATACAAAGAATGACTGCTCATTATGTGATAAAGGGTTTGAAACACTAAGGATATTACAAAAAACATATCACTTTTCAATTGAAAAAAGGGACATATACACACAGGAAGAATGGCTTGAGAAATATCACATCCGTATTCCTGTTATAGAGACTGAGGATGGTATCGTTTTAGATGAAGGAATTGTCTCGTTTAATCACTTAGAAGAAAAGATGACCCACCTGTTTTCAAGGGAATGA
- the rpoN gene encoding RNA polymerase factor sigma-54 gives MSMDFGLYQQQAMKLIMTNELRQAITILQYSVSELNAYLHEQQLENPLIDYTDEQVVAEMGTQDRSSMYDYPSFQDGEKDYSLIDHVSDEKEGLQDYVVNQIGLMTLTSRMKRIATYLSLSLDENGYLTRTALELAEEMRENVTDVRQGIAIIQSLEPYGIGARHLKECLLIQLSHMEVKDLLTESVIRNHLDLLAKNKYKDIAKKENVSLEEVQYVADFIQTLNPKPGALFHKEPAQYVIPDVTVSLINDQFTVRLNEEYVPKIRINHDYKRLLTDQEHQIQTYMKQKFDQVQWINRSIAQRQQTILKVMTYIVQKQSSFFKYGPAYLKPLTLKDISFEAGIHESTVSRATVKKYAQTPWGLYELKYFFNAAVGKNSFSEVSSERVKVYLKRLINEENKQKPLSDQKIADILKKDYFTNVSRRTVAKYREELHLPPSSQRKRFS, from the coding sequence ATGAGTATGGATTTTGGATTATATCAACAGCAGGCAATGAAACTAATTATGACGAATGAACTTCGGCAAGCTATAACCATTCTCCAATATTCCGTTTCGGAGCTAAACGCTTACTTACATGAACAACAGCTTGAAAATCCTTTAATTGACTATACAGATGAACAAGTTGTGGCTGAAATGGGTACACAAGATAGGTCCTCAATGTATGATTATCCCTCTTTTCAAGACGGAGAAAAAGACTATTCCTTGATCGATCATGTCAGTGATGAGAAAGAGGGTTTGCAAGACTATGTGGTGAATCAAATTGGCTTAATGACCTTAACGAGTCGTATGAAGCGTATTGCCACATATCTATCTTTAAGCTTGGATGAAAACGGCTATTTAACTCGAACAGCACTGGAATTGGCAGAAGAAATGAGGGAAAATGTCACTGATGTTCGACAAGGGATTGCGATTATTCAATCACTTGAACCTTATGGAATAGGTGCAAGACACTTGAAAGAATGTCTATTAATCCAACTTAGTCATATGGAAGTGAAAGACCTGCTTACTGAGTCGGTTATAAGGAATCACTTGGACCTTTTGGCCAAAAATAAATATAAAGACATTGCTAAAAAAGAAAATGTCTCATTGGAAGAAGTGCAGTACGTAGCTGATTTTATTCAAACTTTAAATCCGAAGCCAGGGGCGCTTTTCCACAAGGAACCAGCCCAATATGTTATACCAGATGTCACAGTATCTCTAATAAATGACCAATTTACTGTGAGATTAAATGAAGAGTATGTGCCTAAAATACGAATCAATCATGACTATAAACGTCTGTTGACAGACCAAGAACACCAGATTCAAACGTATATGAAACAAAAATTTGATCAAGTCCAGTGGATCAATCGAAGTATTGCGCAACGCCAGCAGACTATTTTGAAAGTGATGACATACATCGTCCAAAAACAGTCTAGCTTTTTTAAATATGGCCCTGCTTATTTAAAACCATTGACATTAAAAGACATTTCATTTGAAGCTGGTATTCATGAATCTACGGTGTCGAGAGCCACTGTGAAAAAATATGCCCAGACACCTTGGGGACTCTATGAATTGAAATATTTCTTTAATGCCGCTGTAGGAAAGAATTCATTTTCAGAGGTCTCTTCAGAACGGGTGAAAGTATATTTAAAGCGCTTAATTAATGAAGAGAACAAACAAAAACCACTATCCGATCAAAAAATAGCTGATATTTTAAAAAAAGATTATTTTACGAATGTATCACGGCGTACAGTAGCTAAATATCGAGAAGAATTACACCTCCCTCCTTCATCTCAACGGAAACGGTTTTCATAA
- the clpP gene encoding ATP-dependent Clp endopeptidase proteolytic subunit ClpP: protein MNLVPTVIEQTNRGERAYDIYSRLLKDRIIMLGTPIDDTVSNSIVAQLLFLAADDPEKDISLYINSPGGSITAGMAIYDTMQFIGPKVQTICIGMAASMGAFLLAAGEPGKRFALPNSEVMIHQPLGGAQGQASDIEIHAKRIIEMKEKLNQILSERTGQPIETIRKDTDRDNFMDAFAAKKYGLIDDVMEKKADITK, encoded by the coding sequence ATGAATTTAGTCCCAACGGTTATTGAACAAACAAATCGCGGAGAACGAGCATATGATATTTATTCCCGTCTCTTGAAAGACCGCATTATTATGTTAGGAACACCGATCGATGACACTGTGTCGAACTCTATCGTGGCTCAATTATTGTTTTTAGCCGCAGATGATCCAGAGAAAGACATTTCGCTCTATATTAACAGTCCAGGTGGTTCAATTACAGCAGGTATGGCGATCTATGACACGATGCAATTTATCGGTCCTAAAGTTCAAACGATTTGTATCGGGATGGCTGCATCTATGGGGGCCTTTTTACTTGCTGCTGGTGAGCCTGGTAAGCGATTTGCTTTGCCTAACAGTGAAGTGATGATTCACCAACCATTAGGAGGGGCTCAAGGGCAAGCCTCAGATATTGAGATTCACGCTAAGCGTATTATCGAAATGAAAGAGAAGCTTAACCAAATCTTATCTGAGCGTACAGGACAACCGATCGAAACGATCCGCAAAGATACAGATCGCGATAACTTTATGGACGCCTTTGCTGCTAAAAAATATGGTTTGATCGATGATGTTATGGAAAAGAAAGCGGATATCACGAAATAA
- a CDS encoding HPr family phosphocarrier protein, with the protein MVEQTVTIKRKAGLQARPAALFVQEANKFASDIFIEKDGKNVNAKSIMGIMSLGAAANKKVLLRAEGPDEQVALNTLISFMEQVD; encoded by the coding sequence ATGGTTGAACAAACAGTCACAATTAAACGAAAAGCTGGTTTGCAGGCTAGACCAGCCGCACTATTTGTACAGGAAGCAAATAAGTTTGCATCTGACATTTTTATTGAGAAGGATGGAAAAAATGTTAACGCTAAAAGCATAATGGGGATTATGAGTCTAGGGGCGGCAGCTAATAAAAAAGTCCTTCTAAGAGCAGAAGGACCCGATGAACAAGTTGCACTTAACACGTTAATATCGTTTATGGAACAAGTGGATTAG
- the whiA gene encoding DNA-binding protein WhiA — MSFASMTKKELTQMDVEDCCSKAELAALIRMNGAISIRNMHITLDIQTENAAIARRIYTLLKAQYPVHVELLVRKKMRLKKNNVYIVRISKDAREILESLHIVDNTFTFTREISDELVKKECCKRSYLRGAFLAGGSVNHPETSSYHLEIFSLYEEHNRSLCELMDQFHINAKMIERKKGFILYLKEGEKISEFLNVIGAHQALLRFEDVRIMKDMRNSVNRLVNCETANLNKTVGAALRQVENIRYIKEEVGLEALPDKLQEIARLRVEHQEVTLKELGEMVSGGKVSKSGVNHRLRKIEEFANKLRAGEKV; from the coding sequence GTGTCGTTTGCTTCCATGACAAAAAAAGAACTAACACAAATGGATGTGGAGGACTGCTGTTCAAAAGCGGAGTTAGCAGCATTAATCCGAATGAACGGAGCAATCTCTATTCGTAACATGCACATTACATTGGATATCCAAACAGAGAATGCGGCGATTGCTAGACGTATTTACACCTTACTAAAAGCACAATACCCCGTTCATGTTGAACTGCTAGTTAGGAAAAAAATGCGTTTGAAAAAAAACAATGTCTATATCGTGAGAATATCGAAGGATGCGAGAGAAATTCTTGAATCTCTACACATTGTAGATAATACGTTTACTTTTACACGGGAAATATCAGATGAACTAGTGAAAAAAGAGTGTTGTAAGCGATCTTACTTGCGTGGCGCTTTTTTAGCAGGAGGATCTGTGAATCATCCGGAAACATCCTCCTATCATTTAGAAATTTTTTCGCTTTATGAGGAACATAATCGTTCCTTGTGTGAACTTATGGATCAGTTCCATATTAATGCGAAAATGATTGAAAGAAAAAAGGGTTTTATTTTGTACTTAAAAGAAGGCGAGAAAATTAGCGAATTTCTCAATGTTATTGGGGCTCATCAAGCTTTACTGCGCTTTGAAGATGTGAGGATCATGAAAGATATGCGGAACTCAGTCAACAGGCTGGTGAACTGTGAGACGGCTAATTTAAATAAAACAGTTGGTGCAGCTTTAAGACAAGTTGAGAATATCCGCTATATTAAGGAAGAAGTAGGGCTTGAAGCACTTCCAGACAAGCTACAGGAAATAGCAAGGCTGAGAGTAGAACATCAGGAAGTGACATTAAAAGAACTTGGAGAAATGGTTTCTGGAGGTAAAGTCAGTAAGTCGGGTGTCAATCATCGTCTCCGGAAAATAGAAGAGTTCGCTAACAAACTTCGGGCAGGGGAAAAAGTGTAG
- the yvcK gene encoding YvcK family protein: MKKAKITVLGGGTGLSVLLRGLKTFPVEISAIVTVADDGGSSGRLRKELNIPPPGDIRNVLVSLSEVEPLVEELFQHRFQDGNGLSGHSLGNLLLAGMTSITGDFAQGVQEISRVLNVKGNVLPASNEHLTLFAEYTDGSLTEGESNIPTVGKKIKRVFLEPKNPQPMPEALQAIEESDLIVLGPGSLYTSVIPNLLVPGMKEALLRTSATKVYICNVMTQPGETDGYTVSDHVQAIDEHVGEQIVDAVLFNKQPIPYSYAERYKEEGAVEVPLDEQALKELEVLMIGDDLLYFDNDLLRHDALKVSQRLVSLL; the protein is encoded by the coding sequence GTGAAAAAAGCAAAAATAACAGTTCTTGGAGGAGGAACTGGATTATCGGTTCTTCTTCGTGGTTTAAAAACATTCCCTGTTGAAATCTCTGCAATCGTCACAGTTGCGGATGATGGTGGAAGTTCAGGTAGACTACGTAAGGAATTAAATATTCCACCTCCTGGAGATATTCGCAATGTCTTAGTCTCTTTATCAGAAGTAGAACCCCTCGTAGAGGAACTTTTTCAGCATCGGTTTCAAGACGGAAATGGTTTATCTGGTCATTCACTGGGCAACTTACTGCTTGCAGGCATGACTTCGATAACGGGTGATTTTGCCCAAGGGGTCCAGGAAATCAGTCGAGTATTAAATGTTAAAGGAAATGTATTACCAGCGTCGAACGAACACCTCACTTTATTTGCGGAGTATACGGATGGTAGTTTAACTGAAGGGGAATCTAATATTCCAACGGTTGGGAAAAAAATTAAACGTGTGTTTTTAGAACCGAAAAATCCTCAGCCAATGCCAGAGGCCCTTCAAGCGATCGAGGAATCTGATTTGATTGTTCTTGGACCAGGGAGCTTATATACGAGTGTGATCCCAAATCTTCTCGTTCCTGGAATGAAAGAAGCTCTACTCCGCACAAGTGCCACGAAAGTGTATATATGTAATGTCATGACTCAGCCGGGAGAAACAGATGGTTATACGGTGTCAGATCATGTTCAGGCAATAGATGAGCATGTTGGAGAACAAATTGTTGATGCGGTATTATTTAATAAACAACCCATACCGTATTCTTATGCGGAGCGTTATAAAGAAGAAGGAGCAGTAGAAGTTCCGTTAGATGAACAAGCATTAAAGGAGTTAGAGGTGCTTATGATAGGTGATGACCTTTTATATTTTGATAATGACTTATTGAGGCACGATGCATTAAAAGTCTCACAAAGGTTAGTATCCTTGCTGTAA